TCAACCATTAAGTTACCAGCAGCAGCAATTGGACCTGGTGTTGGGGGAACTAATGTATGAGTAGCAAAAAGCCCTGTTGCTAAAGCCACACTCATAGCAACACCAGAAACTTTTAGTTGTCTAACCATTGAACGTTTTAATGCATTTAAAATAACAAAACCACTATCACAAAAAACTGGAACTGAAACAATATAACCTATAACTGACATTGCAAGTACAGGTCGTTTTTTTCCTACTACTTTAAGTATAACATCTGCCATTTTTATAGCCGCTCCACTTTTTTCAAGTATAACACCTATAATAGTACCAAGAACAATAACAACTCCAATATAAGCAAGTATTCCACCAAAACCTTTAGTAATCGTACTTGCAATCTCCATGTAAGCCATACCAACACTTATAGCTATACCATAAGCTGCAATAAGTAATGCAATAAATGGATGTAACTTTAACTTACTAGTAGCTATAACTATAAAAGCTACAGCAACTAATAAAATAAATACCAACATAATCAAATCTCCTTGTGAATATAAAAAGAATACAAAAACATAAATTTTTAAATTTACTTTTAAAAATTATTTTATCTTCTTTTTTCTTAATGTAATAGGAATAAAGTTAATATTTTAAATATATTTAAGCTTAATAAAATTGGAGTTTAAAAATTAGAAAGTGGCGATTTTTTGTTTAAGAATTTATTTGATTTATCTTCAAATGAAAAGATACTTTATATATCTTATCAATTAAAGACGCTATTTAGATTATTTTGAAGCTTTTTTTGCTTTCTTTTCAGCTCTTTTTTCTTTTAATGTTTTTGTTGCTGCTGTTTTAACTGTTTTTTGTGTATCTTTTCCCTTAGCCATGTAATTCCTTTGTTTATTTTTTATATTATAGCCTAATAAATAAAATTATACTTCTATTTTAAAAAATTAACTAATATAAACTACATATTACATATTAATAACAAAAATAATTTTATTTAAATATAATATATTATTATCAATTAAGGATGAATTTGTAAGTATATACTAGTTTAGAAGTAAGCTGTTAGTATAATCAAAATGAATCAATGTAGCAAAGGAAAGGATATTCAATGATACATGAATCTAAAGATAATAACAATAACTTAAGTAAACTACTTACAAGAAGAAGTTTTTTTAAAAGTATGGCTTTTCTTAGTTTAGTAACTTTTACAACAACTCGGTTAGAAGCAAAAGGTTCAAAAAAACAATTTAAATATCAAGAAACACCTAAAAATGGAGAAGCCTGTAAAGACTGTATTCACTTTTTACCAGATAAAAATAAATGCAAAGTAGTAGAGGGTTCAATAAGTCCTGAGGCTTGGTGTACTTTATATAATAATCCACCAAAATAATCTTTAATAAATAAGAAGACAAAAATTATTGTCTTCTTTTTATCTTATAATAATTCGTTCAATTTATCTTCTAATGCACCTTTTGTAGTTGCTCCAATTAATTGGTCAACTATTTTTCCATCTTTAAAGAAAAGAATAGTAGGAATTGATCTTATTTGATATTGTGCAGTTAACTCTTGCTCAACTTCTGTATTAACTTTACATATTTTT
The window above is part of the Malaciobacter marinus genome. Proteins encoded here:
- the trxA gene encoding thioredoxin yields the protein MSKYIELNQDNMEETVKEGVSLVDFWAPWCGPCRMLAPTIDQLAQEFDGKAKICKVNTEVEQELTAQYQIRSIPTILFFKDGKIVDQLIGATTKGALEDKLNELL
- a CDS encoding iron oxidase oxidoreductase produces the protein MIHESKDNNNNLSKLLTRRSFFKSMAFLSLVTFTTTRLEAKGSKKQFKYQETPKNGEACKDCIHFLPDKNKCKVVEGSISPEAWCTLYNNPPK